The following coding sequences lie in one Dryobates pubescens isolate bDryPub1 chromosome 10, bDryPub1.pri, whole genome shotgun sequence genomic window:
- the ANKRD49 gene encoding ankyrin repeat domain-containing protein 49 isoform X2, translated as MNKDKQIDEDDDDSEQFEDFMENFNQLELLETHRHLIPVGTQSCWSGQSDDDDDEQERSEEWYEMQEKKMEKHPEKLLLWAAENNRLSTVKRLLSEKLAPVNARDEDQYTPLHRAAYSGHLDIAHELVAQGADIHAQTVDGWTPLHSACKWNNTKVAAFLLQQGADINAQTNGLLTPLHIAAGNKNSRETLELLLMNRYVKPDLRNNLDETALDIARRTDIYHYLFEIVEDCINAVSP; from the exons ATGAATAAAGACAAACAAATCGATGAAGATGATGACGACAGCGAGCAGTTCGAAGACTTTATGGAGAACTTTAACCAACTTGAACTGCTGGAGACGCACAGGCATTTGATTCCTGTGGGAACTCAGAGCTGTTGGTCAGGACAGTCTgacgatgatgatgatgaacaAGAAAGAAGTGAGGAATGGTAtgaaatgcaagaaaaaaaaatggagaaacaTCCAGAGAAGTTGCTACTCTGGGCAGCTGAAAACAATCGG CTGAGTACCGTGAAGAGGCTCCTTTCCGAAAAGCTGGCCCCGGTTAACGCTCGCGATGAAGATCAGTACACTCCTCTCCATCGAGCTGCCTACAGCGGGCACTTGGACATTGCCCACGAGTTGGTGGCCCAAGGGGCGGACATTCACGCGCAGACGGTGGACGGCTGGACGCCTCTGCACAGCGCCTGTAAGTGGAACAACACAAAGGTGGCCGCCTTCTTACTGCAGCAGGGCGCCGACATCAACGCGCAGACGAACGGCTTGCTGACGCCACTGCATATCGCTGCGGGGAACAAGAACAGTCGAGAGACCCTTGAGCTCTTGCTGATGAATCGCTATGTGAAACCCGACCTGAGAAACAACTTGGATGAAACAGCCCTGGACATTGCCAGGAGGACTGATATCTATCACTACCTTTTTGAAATCGTAGAGGACTGCATCAATGCCGTCTCCCCTTAA
- the ANKRD49 gene encoding ankyrin repeat domain-containing protein 49 isoform X1, with protein sequence MNKDKQIDEDDDDSEQFEDFMENFNQLELLETHRHLIPVGTQSCWSGQSDDDDDEQERSEEWYEMQEKKMEKHPEKLLLWAAENNRSLLFNYLLPFKQLSTVKRLLSEKLAPVNARDEDQYTPLHRAAYSGHLDIAHELVAQGADIHAQTVDGWTPLHSACKWNNTKVAAFLLQQGADINAQTNGLLTPLHIAAGNKNSRETLELLLMNRYVKPDLRNNLDETALDIARRTDIYHYLFEIVEDCINAVSP encoded by the exons ATGAATAAAGACAAACAAATCGATGAAGATGATGACGACAGCGAGCAGTTCGAAGACTTTATGGAGAACTTTAACCAACTTGAACTGCTGGAGACGCACAGGCATTTGATTCCTGTGGGAACTCAGAGCTGTTGGTCAGGACAGTCTgacgatgatgatgatgaacaAGAAAGAAGTGAGGAATGGTAtgaaatgcaagaaaaaaaaatggagaaacaTCCAGAGAAGTTGCTACTCTGGGCAGCTGAAAACAATCGG AGTCTGCTGTTCAATTACCTGCTTCCTTTTAAACAGCTGAGTACCGTGAAGAGGCTCCTTTCCGAAAAGCTGGCCCCGGTTAACGCTCGCGATGAAGATCAGTACACTCCTCTCCATCGAGCTGCCTACAGCGGGCACTTGGACATTGCCCACGAGTTGGTGGCCCAAGGGGCGGACATTCACGCGCAGACGGTGGACGGCTGGACGCCTCTGCACAGCGCCTGTAAGTGGAACAACACAAAGGTGGCCGCCTTCTTACTGCAGCAGGGCGCCGACATCAACGCGCAGACGAACGGCTTGCTGACGCCACTGCATATCGCTGCGGGGAACAAGAACAGTCGAGAGACCCTTGAGCTCTTGCTGATGAATCGCTATGTGAAACCCGACCTGAGAAACAACTTGGATGAAACAGCCCTGGACATTGCCAGGAGGACTGATATCTATCACTACCTTTTTGAAATCGTAGAGGACTGCATCAATGCCGTCTCCCCTTAA